One stretch of Streptomyces sp. 135 DNA includes these proteins:
- a CDS encoding MbtH family NRPS accessory protein, which translates to MDENTRYQVLRNDEEQYSLWPADIEVPAGWQPVGKEGTEAECSAYVDEVWTDMRPRSLRERMENTRA; encoded by the coding sequence ATGGACGAGAACACCCGCTACCAGGTGCTGCGCAACGACGAGGAGCAGTACTCGCTCTGGCCCGCCGACATCGAGGTGCCCGCGGGCTGGCAGCCCGTCGGCAAGGAGGGCACCGAGGCCGAGTGCTCCGCCTACGTCGACGAGGTCTGGACCGACATGCGGCCCAGGAGCCTGCGCGAGCGCATGGAGAACACCCGGGCCTGA
- a CDS encoding GNAT family N-acetyltransferase translates to MTPVLRTERLDFIPYRSEHEDHFVALLRNAEVCRWMGQDLVPEPQLREVFRAILTEVYPQHRFDVWGLWLAGDYVGHAEVKPTGNVDGHELVTALGPAYWGHGLGGEAVRGLLRHAADNLGLSEAYGMVGAENTASLALCRRLGFRHVRDVVADDGSVTKMLVIPVEDPSGTAATPGNPEARDARSAGGPV, encoded by the coding sequence ATGACCCCTGTCCTGCGCACCGAACGCCTGGACTTCATCCCGTACCGATCCGAACACGAGGACCACTTCGTCGCGCTGCTGCGGAACGCGGAGGTGTGCCGCTGGATGGGCCAGGACCTCGTGCCCGAACCGCAGCTCCGTGAGGTGTTCCGCGCCATCCTCACCGAGGTCTACCCGCAGCACCGGTTCGACGTGTGGGGCCTGTGGCTGGCGGGCGACTACGTCGGGCACGCCGAGGTGAAGCCCACCGGCAACGTCGACGGCCACGAACTCGTCACCGCGCTCGGCCCCGCGTACTGGGGGCACGGACTGGGCGGCGAGGCCGTACGCGGCCTGCTCCGGCACGCCGCCGACAACCTCGGGCTCAGCGAGGCGTACGGCATGGTCGGCGCCGAGAACACCGCCAGCCTCGCCCTCTGCCGCCGCCTGGGCTTCCGCCACGTCCGGGACGTCGTCGCCGACGACGGATCCGTCACGAAAATGCTCGTCATCCCGGTCGAGGACCCGAGCGGGACGGCAGCCACCCCCGGCAACCCGGAGGCCCGAGACGCGCGGAGCGCCGGGGGCCCGGTGTGA